Genomic DNA from Vibrio tubiashii ATCC 19109:
CTATCAGCGAAGGGTTCGCTAGAGGTGGCGAAGGGACACTAGAGCTAGCAAAGAAAGTCGTTGCTCAATGTGACAAAACAGCTCACTTCAAGCCGCTGTATCAATTTAGCCAAACAACCGAAGAGAAGTTAATGGCTGTGGCTGAAGCAGGTTATGGCGCATGTGGTATCACTCTTAGTTACCAAGCAAGAAAACAACTTGATGAGTTAAAACAGCATGGCTTCGACAACTTAGCGGTTTGCCTTGCAAAAACACCACTGTCTATTTCCACCAATGGCAGCATTAAAGGTGCGCCTTCTGGCTTCGATGTGCCAATCCGTGAGTTACGACTGTGTGCGGGTGCGGGCTTTGTCTACGCGCTGTGTGGCAACGTAATGACGATGCCGGGCTTACCAGAGAGGCCTGCGTTTATGAATCTCGATCTCGATGACGAAGGCAATATTATTGGCTTAAGCTAACCGCGATTGACCAACGAATTCTCGAAGAGGCTAAGTGATTAAAACTTAGCCTCTTTTCTTTAGCGCAATCTCGACAAGTCATGCAGTCCACCACAAGATCATGTACCATTGAAACATTACTCGAACAGACCGGATGTTTTCATGGAAGCAGAGTTATTGGAAATTAAAAATTTCCTATCCCAACACCCACCTTTTGACGAACTCGAAGACGATGTACTCAACTATGTCACCAAACACGTTGAGATTTCTTACTACCGTGAAGATACGCCTATCATCCACTTCGGCGATGAAATCCACGATCTTTATATGGTACGAAGTGGTGTGGTTGAAGTTTATCGACGCAAAGGCGAGCTCTACAACCGTCTTGATGAAGGTTCCTTGTTTGGTCAGATGGGACTACTCACAAACAACAAAGTGCGTTTCCCTGCCAAAGCGATAAAAGATACTCTGCTCTACTGTATTCCTGAGGCGGTCTTCCAAGAACTCTATGACGAGCATGAAACCTTCGCTGATTTCGTTGAGGTAGAAGATACCGCGCGTTTGCGTCAAACCGTCTCTAATAGCAGTGAACAAAACGACCTGACGACGTCCAAAGTAAGAACCCTACTAACCAGTGAAGCGCCAACGATTCCAATGTCTGAAACGATTCAGAACGCGGCAATCAAAATGGCGGAAGAAAATGTTTCTTCACTATTGATCGTCGACCCAGATATTGCTCAAGACGACGAAGACGATAACAACCCGCTGGTTGGTATTATCACCGACCGAGATCTGTGTACCCGTGTACTCGCCCAGGGGCTAGACCCAAGCGATGAAGTATCAACGGTAATGACCACAGAGGTGATTTCACTCGACCATAACGCTTATGTGTATGAAGCCATGCTGACGATGCTGCGTTATAACGTTCATCACCTTCCTGTGCTAAAGGATAAGCAGCCGATTGGCATCATCGAAGCTACGGATATTGTCCGTTACGAATCTCAAAACTCTCTGCTGCTTGTCAGTACCATTTTCCAGCAACAGTCAGTCGAAGAGCTTTCTACCCTTTCAGAGCAAGTAAAAGACAGTTTTGTACGTTTAGTAAATGAAGACGCCAACTCACATATGGTGGGTAGTGCAATGTCAGTGATTGGCCGAAGCTTTAAACAACGCATCATCGAGCTTGCAGAAGAAGAGCTCGGTGAACCTCCCGTACCCTACTGCTTTGTTGCACTGGGCTCGATGGGTCGAGACGAGCAACTGCTTGTCACCGATCAAGACAACGCCATCATTCTTGATAATTCCTTTATCAAAGAGCAACACGATAGTTACTTCGCTCAGCTGGCGAAGATTGTCTGTGACGGCTTAGACAAATGCGGTTACACCTACTGTACTGGCGACATTATGGCAACCAATCCAGATTGGCGCATGACTCGTACTGAATGGGAAGAGTGTTTTGCCGATTGGATTGATGACCCAAACCCTAAAGCCCTACTTAACGCCTCGATATTTTTTGACCTCGACGGTGTTTATGGTCGATTGAAATGGGCCGAACACCTCAACGGGTTTATTGTGCGCCGTGCGCGTAAAAACAATCGCTTCCTCGCCTGTTTAGCCCGCAATGCGATGAACAGAACTCCTCCACTTGGCTTCTTTAAAGACTTCGTGATGGAAAAAGATGGTCAACATAAGAACTCCATCAATCTCAAGCGTCGTGGTACCGCGCCATTGGCGGATTTGATTCGTGTACATGCGCTTGCGGTTGGCTCTCGCTCTAAGAACTCTTTTGAGCGATTAGATGATATCCACGAGGCGGGCATTTTGCCTAAAGGCAAAGCTAGGGATTTAAGTGATGCTCTTGAGTTTATCTCTATGGTGCGGATTCGCCACCAAGCACTAGACGTTGAAAACAAGATTGATCCTGATAACAACATTGAGCCGGAAAACCTGTCGGATTTTGAGAGACGCAATTTAAAAGATGCATTCCAGATCCTAAGTAACGCGCAAAACTTCTTGAAGTTCCGTTACCAAGCGAGCAACAACTTTAAGTGAGGTGGCTATGCTGAATAAAATTATGTCTCCACCCTCTATTGACTGGCAAACTAAGTTCAGCCGTAAGTTAGAGGTCGCACAGAACCACGCTTTAAAGCAATATTATCAAGCGGGAGTGCCCGCTCCTTCGACTCCGCTTGAAGAAGTCACCTTTCTTGCCATGGACTTTGAAACCACAGGGCTTGATTCGGATGAGGATGACATCATTACCATAGGTACTGTGCCATTTAACCTCAATCGCATTTTTATCAATCAAGCGCAGCATTGGACCGTCAAGCCACGCAAGCAGTTAGCTGAAGAGTCAGTCGTCATACACGGTATTACCCACTCCGATGTACTTGACGCACCGGACCTAATTGGCGTTTATGAAGAGATACTTGCCCAAATGGCAGGTAAGATCATGGTGGTTCATTACCAGCGAATTGAGCGTGAGTTTTTTGATAAAGCGCTTAATGCACGCATCAAAGAAGGCATTGAGTTTCCAGTTGTCGATACCATGCACATCGAAACTCAGCTGCAGCAAAAAGCCAGTGGGGGCATTTTAAATAAGATACGAGGTAGAAAGCCAGAATCGGTAAGACTTGGAGCAAGTCGCTCTCGGTATGGTCTCCCACTCTACACGCCACACCATGCCTTGACCGATGCGGTGGCGACAGCTGAACTTCTGCAAGCGCAAATTGCCCATAACTACGATAGAAGCATGCCTATCAGCCAACTCTGGATTTAGTCTACTCCTAGCTCACATTAAAAAAGGGACGATATTCGTCCCTTTTTAGTTTGATAACTGTGCTTATCGCTTCTCGGTACGCATACCCATTAGCAAGCTGACACACATCAATAGCAATACGAAGGTAAATGGCAAGGCTGTTGAAATAGCACCCGCTTGAAGCGCTTGAACCGCCTCTGAGCCACCAATCCACAATAGAGCTACCGCAATCGCACCTTCCATGAAGGCCCAGAATACACGCTGAATCACAGGAGCATCCACCTTACCACCAGCAGTAATACTGTCGATCACTAACGAACCTGAATCCGATGAAGTGATAAAGAACACCAGAACAAGAATTACTGCAATGATAGATAGGATCGAACCAAATGGAAGTACATCGAACATTTGGAACATAGCCAGTGATACATCGGTAAGGCCTTCAGAACCTAACTCACCCACACCGTTAATCACTTGGTCAATTGCCATACCACCAAACGTCGACATCCAAAGTAGTG
This window encodes:
- a CDS encoding DUF294 nucleotidyltransferase-like domain-containing protein, which encodes MEAELLEIKNFLSQHPPFDELEDDVLNYVTKHVEISYYREDTPIIHFGDEIHDLYMVRSGVVEVYRRKGELYNRLDEGSLFGQMGLLTNNKVRFPAKAIKDTLLYCIPEAVFQELYDEHETFADFVEVEDTARLRQTVSNSSEQNDLTTSKVRTLLTSEAPTIPMSETIQNAAIKMAEENVSSLLIVDPDIAQDDEDDNNPLVGIITDRDLCTRVLAQGLDPSDEVSTVMTTEVISLDHNAYVYEAMLTMLRYNVHHLPVLKDKQPIGIIEATDIVRYESQNSLLLVSTIFQQQSVEELSTLSEQVKDSFVRLVNEDANSHMVGSAMSVIGRSFKQRIIELAEEELGEPPVPYCFVALGSMGRDEQLLVTDQDNAIILDNSFIKEQHDSYFAQLAKIVCDGLDKCGYTYCTGDIMATNPDWRMTRTEWEECFADWIDDPNPKALLNASIFFDLDGVYGRLKWAEHLNGFIVRRARKNNRFLACLARNAMNRTPPLGFFKDFVMEKDGQHKNSINLKRRGTAPLADLIRVHALAVGSRSKNSFERLDDIHEAGILPKGKARDLSDALEFISMVRIRHQALDVENKIDPDNNIEPENLSDFERRNLKDAFQILSNAQNFLKFRYQASNNFK
- a CDS encoding 3'-5' exonuclease, encoding MLNKIMSPPSIDWQTKFSRKLEVAQNHALKQYYQAGVPAPSTPLEEVTFLAMDFETTGLDSDEDDIITIGTVPFNLNRIFINQAQHWTVKPRKQLAEESVVIHGITHSDVLDAPDLIGVYEEILAQMAGKIMVVHYQRIEREFFDKALNARIKEGIEFPVVDTMHIETQLQQKASGGILNKIRGRKPESVRLGASRSRYGLPLYTPHHALTDAVATAELLQAQIAHNYDRSMPISQLWI